In the genome of Nycticebus coucang isolate mNycCou1 chromosome X, mNycCou1.pri, whole genome shotgun sequence, the window TGTGGAAAAATCTTAAAACAGTATGAAACATGAGTATTTAActcagtaaaaataattttgtaatgcAACCAAAATCTATTTGATTATATAATGATTCCTAATGTAAACCTTAGCACCACTATTGAttgataatttgaaataaaatttagatttGTAGATGATGTATGCATTATAgtcataaatgttttataaaattaattctatTAACACAAAAGTTCATTCAAATGATTTCATGTGAATTTAGCACTGTTACTCTGGTTTGTGGACAAAATCTCTCCAAGGCAACATTTCTTCAAGTCCCTCTGGAGAACACTGAAGAAATGATGCCTGCAAAACAGGTTCATTTGGCAAGAACTGCATacaatgttccttttggaagaatcATAATTCATAATAACACACAAAAATCTCTGAAGTCTGTCAGGAAAGAAATTTGTTTACTTGTGTTTAACCTAGCATTCCCTAAATTTATCACTGGAGCCTCTCTTCTGTTACAGCAATTCCTAGAAACACTTTGGGAGAATGCTGCTTTAAAGAAAACTGTTTTTTTCTCAAATAGTAATAGTATTTGAACATGGGGACCTATCAGAATTTGTTCCTGCTCTTAGTCATGGCAATGGTGATTCTAGCACTTAGTTGAGGAATGCTAATGGCTTTTTGGATAGTGTCTCTTTCTATTCTGTAAAGTGACAACTGTCAACAAGTTTCCTTCAACTGCTTTGTATTAATGTTGTTCAGATCCTCTGGAACAGGTTTTTATTATAAGGATATAAAGAACAGATAAACCacctaaaaattttaattttaaaaaatgatttttttttttcatttgaaaagcaTCATTCCTACCACTAATATTAAGCACTTCTGCCTAGGCACCATGGTGGGGAtgcaaaagcagaaagaaatgtTCTTACTGGCATCTAGAAAGATGCTTTGCTATCCATTATTGGAAGTACAAAAGGTATTGAGTTAGGTTAAAGGAAACTTTTATAATTTAGCGTGTAATAGTGTCAAAACTGTGATGCTGGAGGGGTAAGTCCTTTCACCTTACATACTTGATTTGACTAAGTTTCACGAATGGCACTAGTGGTCTGAAGGCTAAAGAGCACTCATTAATACCTATACCTAATAGTTTTAAGATACATTTagtataaaatcaaaaattttcacttgtttattttagCAGCTCAGTTTTATTACATTCTACATATTTgtctttaatatatttatattattttgccTGTTCTGCATAGATGGCATATTTGTTAACTTTAATAGttgcatttttcatttgtcaTTTGCTGCTACCTGGCCTGAACAAGtcaagaagataaataaaactcGCTTGGTGGAAACATGGAGCAGCATTTAACTTCTCAGCAGAACTTTACTTTGATGCAGACTTCAGTGTCaggttttcttcctcttctttttcaaatCCTGAACAGACGAGTGATCTTCCCTTGGCATACTGAGCACAACACTTACGCAGTTCTTGGATGACAGCCTGACACTTGGATTCCATGTAGTTATTGGCTGAAAAAAGGACAAGGCAGATCCTAGTCATGATCTCATAGGACTAAGACAACTTCAGGACTAAGAGAACTTCAGGTCAGCACTTCCCATCCCTTTTCAATTTTGGTACCTATGTAACTGGAAGAAAGGATATTCCCAAGTCCACTGAAATCTATCTGATTTAGAAACCTGTTAACAGGTtcattaggaagaaaataatgatttACCAGTAGTTGAAAGCTATTTTATTAATAACacataatttcctttcttttaaggtTAATAGTTTATGTGTGCATTTTGctaagtcagtgattttcaacactATTATTGGTCAGTAGTCCTTTTTGGTAATTTGATGAATTAGAAAAATGCACATACCCCACACCTTACTTTGCATATGGCTTAAGCTTGTTGCTAGATCTCCCATACCAAGTCTGTGTATCAGAAGTTGGCAAACTGCAGCCTGAGGGTCAAATTCAACCCTCTTTGAGAACTAAGaattgtttttagatttttttaagggTTTAAATGTGCACTCAAAGACCTCatagcccacaaagcctaaaatattaccTGTTTGGCCCTTTTCATAAGACATTTGTTGATACCTACTACACATAAACCCTAACTTAAGGAAAACTTGACCTAAAGGTTCTAAGTCAGCTGCAGTTGATCTAAGTCTCCCAGCACTAAAATGGGATCAATTGTAGTAAGCATAGAAAGACACTATAGCAAGGTGACTACATGTCCAGGTTTATAGCTAGAGCAAGTCAGGGGTGAGTTCTAATCCCCACCATACCCGTTACAAGATTTGTGACCTTGGTCAAGTTTTGTAGCTTCTGTGTCtatttctccatctataaaaagGGGTTCACAGTAGAATCTACCTCATGAATGAATtgattaatatatgtaaagtccTTACAACGGAGCTTGTCATCTAGTGAGCACTGAATGTTGACACTCTTAATTTTTCCAGCTCTTATCTTCTCACCTGTACAAAGTCTTTTAAATTtgattcttattctttcttaGCCATGGATTGCTATTTCGAATAGGGTTAAGAATTCGGGAGAAAAagttaaatgcaaaaaaaatttttccttttccttaaagttgaaggaaaggaataaaagtaTGTATAAAATGTAATTATGTAACAACATTTTAGATTAGtctaaaagattttataaaacacaacaaaaaattaaaagtccaagaataaaaattagaaatccaGGGAAATACAGAAAGATTTTCTTAGGTGGTGGGTCTTTGGGGGAGCTTTAAACACTTTTCCTTTGCACCTTTCTATATTTTCATGAacatttctattacttttttgagaaagagaatcttactatgtcactttgggtagagtgctgtggtgtcacagctcacagcaacctcaaactcttgggcttaagtgattctcttgcctcagcctcccaagtagctgggagtataggtgcctaccacagtgcctggctatttttttgttgttgctgttgtagttgtcattgttgttttagcaggcccgggccggttCAATCttgccatccctggtgtatgtggccagcgccttaaaCCACTAagccatgggcaccaagcctctatCTATTACTTCAATAATGAAgcaaaatcatttaaaaacacaattttcaAATTCAGATAACCTTGTACTTTTTTCTATTCGCTCTTCTGACAATAATCATTCACtgattaaaatatgaaattttctAACATTTGGTCAAACTTAGTAACTGCTGCTCTGTTCAGGTTTtgtcatgagattgcagcaattaaGTGTCATCtccaggctccacttctaattttctcttgctgtttccatCACACTTGTCATTACTTCCTCTCCTAAAgccttgaacccctcaaagtcatccattcAGATTACAATCAACGTCTTCCAAACTCCTATTAGTGTTGATGTCTgcacctcctcccatgaatcatgaatgttgttaatggcatctagaatggtgaatcctttccagaaagttttcaatttattttactcAGATTTATCAGAGGAATCACCATTTATGGCAGCTGTAGATCTATGAAAtggatttcttaaaataaaaagacttgtaAGTCACAATTGCTCCTTGATCTATTGGCTTCAGAATGAACGTTATGCTAGcagacatgaaaacaacattaatttccTTTTACATCTCCATCAGAACTCTTGGGTGACCAGCTTCATTGTCAATGAGCAGCAGTATTTTGGAagggatctttatttttgttcaggTCTCAATAGTGGGCTTACAATATTTAGTAAACATGCTGGGCATTGGtgactcatgtctataatctgcctctctgggagtctgaggcaggaggatcatttgaactcaggatttggagaccagcctgagaagacctaggctccatctctactaaaaatagaaaaaaacagctgggcatggtggcagtcacctgtagtcccagctactcaagaggctgatgcaggaggacttcttgagctcaggaattgaaggttgcagtcagctagattgtgccactgcactccagccctggcaagagagacagactctgtctcaaaaaaaaaaaaaagtaaaccatgCCGTAAATAGATGTGCTATTATCCAGGTTTTATTGTCCCATTCATAGAGCATAGGCAGTTTAGAtttaatataattcttttttttttttttttttgtagagacagagtctcactttatggccctcggtagagtgtcgtggcctcacacagctcacagaaacctccaactcccaggcctaagcgattctcctgcctcagcctcccgagcagctgggactacaggcgcccgccacaacgcccagccattttttggttgcagttcagccggggccgggttcgaacccgccaccctcggcatatggggccggcgccctaccgactgagccacaggagccgcccagatttaatataattcttaagagccctaggattttcagaatggtcaatgagcattggcttcaacttacaGTCACCAGCTACATTAGTCCCTAACAACAGAGTCAGTCTGTCCTTTGAATCTTTGAAGGCTGGCATTGAGTTATGTCTAACTATTAAGTCCTAAATGGCATCTTCTTCTGACAGAAGGCTGCTtaatctacattgaaaatctgtttagTGCAGCCGCCTTCATCAACTATCTTAGCTAGATCATCAGGATCACTTACAATCTCTcctacatcagcacttgctgctttacCTTGTGCTTTTATGTTTTGGagacagcttctttccttaaacctcatgaaccaacctcctCCACCTGGTCATACTTTAACTTCTGTAGCTTCCTCACCTCCCTTAGACTTACTGTATCTGGAGAGAATCCATAGTGTTCACAAAATTCTCAAAGGAGTCCATGACCTCCAAAACGTTGATTTACAATGATTTGTCAACCATTCCTCTTAAACCCTACAGTACTGGCCTCGTAGCTTTAGGACATTACTAACTTGTTCTCCCAGTCTGGTTTGTCTGTCTCCAATCTCTTCCCTATTCTTCATGTTACACACACAAAGCAAATTTACCTAAAGCACAATAATGATCATGTCGTTCTCTTACTGATGGAACAGTCAATGGCTTCCCATTACCTCCAGAATGAAGTTCCAACATGGTACCTGAAATTCCAGCCAAAATAGACTCCTTTCTTCAAAAtttctctctgcttcctcacTTTGGTTTCTTGCATGGGGAAAGCACCTCCTCACAATGATTGCCTGTCAAAACCCTACCCATTCTTCAAGGCCTAGTTCAATGTGCTTCTACCTCCAAAAATATGTCCAAGGATACCTCAAGCAGAGAAGTTAGCTTTTACCTATGGACCTGCATAGCACTTTACTTTGGCCTTGTGGGAGACTGAGTTGTAGTTGCCTCTCCAAAATCCACTCCCCTCGTTTCTGAGCACAGGGCTacctaacaaaatatttcctgttctttcttgCAATTAGGTGTGACTTACAACTAAGCTCTTGCCAAAAGGATGTGAAAGGAAGTGAAATGGATGAATTCCACTTTACTTGCTTAAAAAGAAGCCTGGACCTTatcttctttcccctttccatGAGGAAGAATGTGGATATATTCATGACCTACCATGGAGCAGAACTGTCCCACTGGCCTAGACTAGCCAGTTCTGCAAGACAGAAATAATTGGGGTcacttgagtttctttttttatctttttgcagTAGTTTTCTCTTTACCCAAACACAGGCTTCTTCATGGTAGTGTATTAAATTGTATCACGCCTtgtaattatttgtataaatatctTATCTCCCCGTCTAGGAAGCCAACTTCTAATTGGTCTCCCTGCTTCCTACCCTGCCTCCTACAGTCTTACCAGAATGCTTTTAAAAACACAGTTGTCAACTCCAGTGAAGTGATACCAACCTATTTAAAActagcctttttaaaaaagagctttgctcagattttttttttttttttgagacagagtctcactatgtcacccttagtacagtgctgtggtgtcacagctcacagcaaactcaaactctggggcttaaacgattctcttgcctcagctgcccaagtagctggttctacaggcgcctgccacaacactcagctattttttcattggagttgttgttgtttatcaggcctggcctgggctcgaacctaccagcctcggtttttgtggccggcaccctactcactgagccacgggcgcagAGCCAGCTCAGTAATTCTTAATTCTGGCTGTGCATTAAAATCACCTGATTAACTTTCTAGATGATTCCTGGTCATACTCTAGCTCCGATAAGTCTGATTTAATTGTCTAGGCAAGTTTAagttctccaggtgattctaatgcacaAACAGGATTGAAAAGTCCTGGTTTGACCATATCACTTTTTTATGCATCTTTGATAACACAATGAAGAAACCTTCAGGATAATTACAGAAATGTTACATTGTAAGAAAAGAGTTTATACAGTTTGCTGATAAAAGAACAATTGACCTCTTATAGTTAGTTCAcagtggaaaaatatttaaaaagcattttacatACTACCTTGtaaacatttctgtatttcacAGGCTTGTTTCTGGCACGGATCCTTCTGTGGCATATCcagaaaactaaaaagagaaaaatgatttttattttgctttttctccataaagattttaaaacactTCTACGTGGAATTTTCTTCTGAGACAAGTCATATGCCCATACAATTGCtggaaaattacaataaaaaatactctTCCCGTTCATAGGATCATATTGATAAAAAAATCaaccatatttttatattatctatttaATTAGATTTGGAAGATATAAATAGCTTAATGTGACGAAACCCTGAATTCAATCAACTCATCTTGAATATTGTAAACTAATGTTAGACAAGAGGAGACTATACCATAGCCCATCTCTATTACTCACAGAAGAAACTCTTGGTAAATGGTTAAACTCCTTAAGCCTTTTTCAATTACTCTTATATAAAATGGGAATCATACCTACCTCAAAGCACTGACAAAGgattaaatgtgataaaatatataaaacgcACACAATAGTGCCTGGAAGTAAGGACTCAATACATGGTAGGTATTATtcccaagaattaaaaaaaattaaaaccttacATTTAGTATGTATAAACTGTTATGACTACTTTAACTTAAAAAACTATATATTAGTAAAAGCTTTCCTAGGACTCAGAAATATTTGATACTATTACTTCCTGAGAAAGGTATCAGTTAAGtgctattttttaaagtcttacaGAAACcaacttatttaaaatatctgtaacCAAAGAATGAATTTAGGTGCCCCCAATTTTGATCTACTTTTAATAATTTGAAGacaatttcagaaagaaaaaaggcccAGGAGCCTTTGTAGATCATTTAATCAATGCAAATCTCTTTTTTTCCAGAGCTCCCTAACTTCTCAGTAGATCTAAATTAGATCAGTACTGGGATGGGAAACACTGGAGCAAAAGCTAGGATATTTACAGGATGGAAGAAGgaaaggcaggtgaattgctgcAGGGCAAATAAGCGACAAACAGATGTTGATGCTGTTAGGAGCCGCTCTCTTCTCTCTAAATCAGTACCAAGTTCTTGGTGATGAGGGCATCTGTTCTGCAGCAGGTGCTGATTTTGTGGGATTCATCAGATCCCAGTTCCAGCCGATGATGTCTTTTAAAGGTTTTATGGCAATTTCTAAAGGAGTCAATCTCAAGTTACGTATCCTGACTAAGTGCTTTTGTTGACTGGCTTTCTGCCTGCTTTCTCCCTCTCTGCAGTTTCACTTGCAGTATTCTTCATGACCCTTCCTAAACTTCCATGTTCTGGAGTTTTTCAACCCACTCCCTTCCCCAAGGCCCAAGGGTGGGCACTGTAGTAGTGGATGAAGTGATTGCCATATATTGAACAGAACAAAGGAGCATATCTTCCTAGAATCCCagcacctggaaaaaaaaaatcattcaaatcaCCACAAATGAATAGAGTGAAAACAAAgtggggcggggtggggtgggggagaaacaGAAATACATACCAGCTTAATCATCAGGCAAAAGCTTAAGCAACAGCTCCTGTACTCCACTGACctgtcagaaaaaataaaaatttatagagTACTCTGTTACAAGAGTTTCAATACAATGCAAAATGATTAAGCAACATGTGTACCATTAAATGATGCTGTATCTGCCACAAGCGAGAGTTGTTATCCATGTAGCGCTCCTCCGGGTAGAGTTGCCACATGAGAGGTAGCTGGGAGGTAAGAAGGTGACTTGGCCTAGCTGCGTCACCTAGGGGAACCTGAATTTGCTGGACTCGTGCCTTTAGGAAACTTGTCTCCTAATAGAAAGGAAtgatcaaaaataaaaccaaagacttCAGAATACTGAAACAGAATATAGAAACAAATTGCTTGAAAGCAAAAtcaaatatgcaaaatataaagTTACCTCTTCCACGACGGCCACCCATGTGCGCTGGTATTCGTCGCGGTAGATACCCTCTTGGTGAACCCAGAGGTGATCGGGTGGAGCCCCCACATCCTCTCCTGCCATTCTGGGCTTTGGTTTCCAATTCTAGCCCTGCTTTTCTCCACCTAAGCCTGCAGCACCCGTGCACAGGACACAGGTGTGACTTTGGGGTTTGAATGAACTCACCAGTGAGCAAGGGTGACCTGGTAATAGCAGCCAGCAACCAGAACCAAACCTTTTATATGTCTATTTGTACAGCCTAAATAGAACCAAGGACATCTGAAGCTTTCTGTAAGATAAATCAAGTGATACTCAGAGCCTCAGGTTGCTAACTTTCGACTGCAAAGCACTCAAGAATTTGGCTAGATGAGGAGTTCTATGGAAATATAGGACTAAACACTATAGGAAGCTGGAAAGTGGTCTCACTCTTTGCATTCACAAAGTAGGGTCTTGGAAAACATAGATAGCAATAACATATGCCCAAAAACATGCCTAGGGATACACACTCATTTTAGCATGGCTACATTGAAattaaaagtttgttttaaaggaaaagacCTATTTATCAGTTTATTAAGAAAAGATGTATAGCAGCTGGGCATTTCCAGAAGGGGATCTTCATGTTAGGAAAAGTATTTAAGGTAGCTTCATGGAATTTGTGAGCTACAAGAGACTTTGGGAATCATGGTGATTTGGCTGAGAGCAAATGTTAATTAActagctccttgtttcattttaataatgCTGTAGGAGGTTACAGGAGCCCATTTTTTCAGAGGCATAGGTTTAAATTTTGATTTCCCAACATAGAAGACCAGAAAACCCCTGTGCACATTGACAGGGATAAAGGGAACATACCTCTTCCTGCTATGATCCTCTGCCCAGCCCCAGATTTCATTTCAGGACCTCACAATGACTTGCAATTTGCATGAACGAATCATTTGGACCTCACTCATAGCATCATGACACAGTTGTACTGTATTTCTACCTTTGACAGAACAGATATGGCATTGGAGGATTTGCCCTCCAAAATCCTTTCTCTTTAATCAAATCCCAGTTTTTCTCAATGGCAATGCCACTGCTCCTGATCCTGCAGACTCAACACTTAATGAGTTCTCTTggatttcttcctcttcttcagttGCTACATCCTATCTATCATCAATTCCAGCAGGCACTACCAATGTATTTcaaacaaa includes:
- the MTCP1 gene encoding protein p13 MTCP-1, whose protein sequence is MAGEDVGAPPDHLWVHQEGIYRDEYQRTWVAVVEEETSFLKARVQQIQVPLGDAARPSHLLTSQLPLMWQLYPEERYMDNNSRLWQIQHHLMVSGVQELLLKLLPDD
- the CMC4 gene encoding cx9C motif-containing protein 4, with protein sequence MNPTKSAPAAEQMPSSPRTCFLDMPQKDPCQKQACEIQKCLQANNYMESKCQAVIQELRKCCAQYAKGRSLVCSGFEKEEEENLTLKSASK